The Afipia massiliensis genome has a segment encoding these proteins:
- a CDS encoding TetR/AcrR family transcriptional regulator, whose protein sequence is MRKQLTDQQVEVFRERLLRAAEKLFAKHGVAGVSMRQIAQALGYSQTAAYRYFANKDEILVAMRAAALDRFCEHLEAAFDPARDARKNARAVGQAFLDFALKHPDTYRLIFFTENLEEAIAPRFAATVTRFRATMTTYVQALVDGGHIEGDVKTLAETFSSAAHGIIMMHMSGLLRTVRERDDLHLASMRLIAKGAGMSSIPQANTKKPVRIAAGRSVSRKT, encoded by the coding sequence ATGCGTAAGCAACTCACCGATCAGCAGGTCGAGGTCTTCCGGGAACGGCTGCTTCGTGCGGCCGAGAAACTCTTTGCCAAGCACGGCGTTGCTGGTGTTTCGATGCGCCAGATCGCTCAAGCGCTCGGCTACAGTCAGACCGCGGCCTATCGCTATTTCGCCAACAAGGACGAAATTCTCGTGGCGATGCGGGCGGCTGCGCTCGACCGCTTCTGCGAACACCTTGAAGCGGCGTTCGACCCGGCAAGGGATGCGCGCAAGAATGCGCGCGCCGTCGGGCAGGCCTTTCTCGATTTCGCGCTGAAACATCCCGACACCTATCGGCTGATTTTCTTTACGGAAAATCTTGAAGAGGCGATCGCTCCGCGGTTCGCCGCGACGGTGACTCGCTTCCGCGCCACCATGACCACCTATGTGCAGGCGCTTGTTGATGGCGGACATATCGAGGGCGACGTCAAGACCCTGGCCGAGACGTTTTCCTCTGCCGCGCACGGCATCATCATGATGCACATGAGCGGCCTGTTGCGGACGGTCCGCGAGAGGGACGACCTGCATCTTGCCTCCATGCGCCTCATCGCCAAGGGTGCGGGGATGTCCAGTATCCCGCAAGCCAATACGAAAAAGCCTGTCAGGATCGCCGCGGGGCGCTCCGTTTCCCGCAAAACTTGA
- a CDS encoding acyl-CoA synthetase, with translation MPLFSDYPVATLKDVIKFESEKALELRYDARSVYDIFAKSAARHPDRTALTMLMTGADDETPRLVTYRQMLEGVTRAANCFADLAGSGAGVAYILPSLVETHFTLWGAEAQGYAVPINFLLQAQNIADLVQASGAKILVALGPHPQLDIWQKAVEVGKLLPDIKLVQVSLSDAPLPEGVLGFWPGLNAHEGNTLIFGKARGGDDVAAYFHTGGTTGSPKLVTHTHRNQIAAAFGGTVLQDLSETDAITNGLPLFHVGATISCGLSFFIAGANVLVLSPGGMRNPVIIKNFWKIVERYRATVIGGVPTALAALLNVPVDADISSARFSISGGALLPRAVALQFQKMTGTTIHEILGMTETGGLVSIDPAAADPVLGSGGIRLPYTQVVVRKLGADGSLGEACAPHEVGVMTVSGPNVTPGYKDRSQNGATLRDGYLDSGDLAYSDEQGRLFIAGRSKDLIIRSGHNIDPVLIEDALQSHPAVALAAAVGQPDKYAGELPVCYVALKPGALATADELKAYAEPLIAERPAWPKQIIVIDAIPVTSVGKIFKPELRTDAVQRLVTQVVAEAAGAADAAIDVVAGGKRGIDVTVTLPRAMAGQHAAVEKALDGYLFDYKVTQAN, from the coding sequence ATGCCGCTTTTCAGCGATTATCCGGTTGCAACGCTCAAGGACGTTATCAAGTTCGAATCCGAGAAAGCGCTCGAACTGCGTTATGACGCGCGCAGCGTCTACGACATTTTCGCCAAGAGCGCGGCGCGTCATCCGGATCGTACCGCGCTGACCATGCTGATGACGGGCGCCGACGACGAGACGCCGCGTCTGGTCACTTACCGGCAGATGCTCGAGGGTGTCACCCGCGCGGCGAATTGTTTCGCTGACCTTGCGGGAAGTGGTGCCGGCGTTGCCTACATCCTGCCGAGCTTGGTGGAAACGCATTTCACGCTCTGGGGGGCGGAAGCTCAAGGCTACGCGGTGCCGATCAACTTCCTGTTGCAGGCTCAGAACATCGCGGATCTCGTCCAGGCGTCGGGTGCAAAGATTCTCGTGGCGCTGGGTCCGCATCCGCAGCTCGACATCTGGCAGAAAGCGGTCGAGGTCGGAAAGCTGCTGCCGGACATCAAGCTTGTGCAGGTGTCGCTCTCCGATGCGCCTCTGCCGGAGGGCGTATTGGGATTTTGGCCCGGCTTGAATGCGCATGAAGGCAATACGCTAATCTTTGGCAAGGCGAGGGGCGGCGATGATGTCGCGGCTTACTTCCACACCGGCGGCACCACCGGGTCGCCGAAACTCGTCACCCACACCCATCGCAACCAGATCGCGGCCGCGTTTGGCGGAACGGTGCTGCAGGATCTCAGCGAGACCGACGCGATCACCAATGGCCTGCCGCTATTTCATGTGGGAGCAACGATCTCGTGCGGTCTTTCGTTCTTCATCGCAGGCGCAAATGTCCTCGTGCTGTCGCCGGGGGGGATGCGCAATCCGGTCATCATCAAGAATTTCTGGAAGATCGTGGAGCGCTATCGCGCCACGGTGATCGGCGGCGTGCCGACCGCGCTGGCCGCGCTGCTCAATGTACCCGTGGACGCGGACATCTCGTCGGCGCGATTCAGCATCTCCGGCGGGGCGCTCCTGCCGCGTGCGGTGGCGTTGCAATTCCAAAAGATGACCGGAACGACGATCCACGAAATTCTCGGCATGACCGAAACCGGCGGACTGGTGTCCATCGATCCCGCAGCTGCGGACCCGGTGCTTGGCTCGGGCGGCATTCGTTTGCCGTACACGCAGGTCGTGGTCCGCAAGCTTGGCGCCGACGGTTCGCTGGGTGAGGCCTGCGCGCCGCACGAAGTCGGCGTCATGACCGTGTCCGGCCCCAACGTCACGCCGGGATACAAAGACCGGAGCCAGAATGGCGCCACGCTGCGCGACGGCTATCTCGACAGCGGCGATCTGGCTTACAGCGACGAGCAGGGGCGGCTGTTCATCGCCGGACGCTCGAAGGACCTCATCATCCGCAGCGGCCACAACATCGATCCCGTTCTGATCGAGGATGCATTGCAGTCCCATCCGGCAGTTGCTCTGGCAGCCGCCGTCGGGCAGCCAGACAAGTATGCCGGCGAATTGCCGGTGTGTTACGTCGCTCTCAAGCCGGGCGCGCTGGCGACTGCCGACGAACTGAAAGCCTATGCCGAGCCGCTGATCGCGGAACGCCCGGCATGGCCGAAGCAGATCATCGTCATTGACGCCATTCCGGTGACGAGCGTCGGCAAGATCTTCAAGCCGGAGTTGCGCACGGATGCCGTTCAGCGGCTCGTCACCCAGGTGGTTGCGGAAGCTGCCGGGGCAGCCGACGCCGCGATCGATGTGGTGGCGGGCGGCAAGCGCGGCATCGACGTGACGGTGACGCTGCCGCGCGCGATGGCGGGCCAGCACGCCGCGGTTGAGAAGGCGTTGGACGGGTATCTGTTCGATTACAAGGTGACGCAGGCCAATTGA
- the ribH gene encoding 6,7-dimethyl-8-ribityllumazine synthase, whose protein sequence is MVEPRRAELKDQTDISGATVVIIEARFYDDIQEALLQGAIKELVAAGVGYDVISVPGALEIPAAIAIALDASKKNGRQYDGAIALGCVVRGDTIHFEIVSMESSRALMDLAVARSLPLGNGIITVNTTEQAWERARADKLNKGGDAARAALTMMRIKKRLAKPL, encoded by the coding sequence ATGGTCGAACCGCGCCGCGCAGAACTCAAGGATCAAACCGACATCAGCGGCGCGACCGTCGTCATCATCGAAGCCCGGTTTTACGACGATATCCAGGAAGCGCTGCTTCAGGGTGCGATCAAGGAACTGGTGGCCGCGGGCGTCGGCTACGACGTGATCAGCGTTCCGGGCGCACTCGAAATTCCGGCAGCGATTGCGATTGCGCTCGACGCGTCGAAAAAGAACGGCCGGCAGTATGACGGCGCCATCGCGCTGGGCTGCGTAGTGCGCGGCGACACCATCCACTTCGAGATCGTCTCGATGGAATCGTCACGCGCGCTGATGGATCTCGCCGTGGCGCGCAGCCTGCCGCTCGGCAACGGCATCATTACCGTGAATACGACGGAGCAGGCATGGGAACGCGCCCGCGCCGACAAGCTGAACAAGGGCGGCGACGCGGCTCGCGCGGCGCTCACCATGATGCGTATCAAGAAGCGTTTGGCGAAACCGCTATGA
- the nusB gene encoding transcription antitermination factor NusB gives MSDAKKAGDKGPGDRKANRRGAARLAAVQALYQMDIAGAGIEDIFAEFESHWLGSEVEGDTYLPAEAAFFKDVVSGVVRDQSKLDPLIDKALESGWPLKRIDAILRATLRAGAYELEHRKDIPARVVVSEYVDVAHAFVDKDETGMVNAVLDQIARQFRAPEFARTGQ, from the coding sequence ATGAGCGACGCCAAGAAAGCCGGCGACAAGGGACCGGGCGATCGCAAGGCCAACCGGCGCGGCGCCGCGCGTCTTGCCGCTGTGCAGGCGCTGTATCAGATGGATATCGCGGGCGCGGGCATCGAAGACATTTTCGCAGAGTTCGAGAGCCACTGGCTCGGCAGCGAAGTCGAGGGCGATACCTACCTTCCTGCGGAAGCCGCGTTCTTCAAGGATGTCGTCTCCGGTGTGGTGCGCGACCAGAGCAAGCTCGATCCGCTGATCGACAAGGCGCTCGAAAGCGGCTGGCCGCTGAAGCGCATCGACGCGATCCTGCGCGCGACACTGCGGGCGGGGGCCTATGAACTCGAACACCGCAAGGATATTCCGGCGCGTGTCGTGGTGTCGGAATATGTCGATGTGGCTCATGCCTTCGTGGACAAGGACGAAACCGGCATGGTGAATGCTGTGCTCGACCAGATCGCGCGGCAATTTCGCGCGCCCGAATTCGCGCGGA